Proteins encoded in a region of the Anopheles aquasalis chromosome 2, idAnoAquaMG_Q_19, whole genome shotgun sequence genome:
- the LOC126571965 gene encoding zwei Ig domain protein zig-8-like: protein MAQQFNRHLINAFVIFMMYLNKGLSKSFQSLSEEQFLLELSEDRATMDDRRPTRRPSSQHRSRPPYLGIYGSSGKISQQFHPSAAEMSENESYDSDESNRLRTPLDRGPHFDLSASKNITALVGKTAYLNCRVKNLGNKTVSWVRHRDIHLLTVGRFTYTSDQRFQAVHNPVHDDWSLQIRYPQKRDTGMYECQISTTPPVGRLMYLSVVEPITTIVGVPDLYINTGSTVNLTCIVRNSPEPPSTIIWTHNNQDINYDSPRGGVSVITEKGETTISYLLIQRAWTTDTGKYVCSPSNADPVTINVHILNGEHPAAMQHDGQRRIGDSINMFIICLISVFLGYR, encoded by the exons GGCTCAGCAAATCGTTCCAGAGCTTGTCTGAGGAACAGTTCCTTTTGGAGCTGAGTGAGGATCGAGCAACGATGGATGATCGACGGCCAACCCGGCGACCATCGTCACAACACCGGAGTCGGCCACCGTACCTCGGTATCTACGGTAGTTCCGGCAAAATCAGCCAACAGTTTCATCCCAGCGCAGCGGAGATGAGCGAGAACGAAAGTTACGACTCGGACGAGAGCAATCGGTTAAGGACACCGCTCGACCGAGGTCCACACTTTGATCTGTCCGCTTCGAAGAACATTACGGCGCTCGTCGGCAAGACGGCGTACCTCAATTGTCGCGTCAAAAATCTGGGCAACAAAACG GTTTCATGGGTGAGGCATCGTGATATCCATCTATTGACCGTTGGTAGATTCACATACACATCCGATCAGCGGTTCCAGGCGGTACATAATCCCGTGCACGATGACTGGTCGCTTCAG ATTCGATATCCTCAGAAGCGAGATACGGGAATGTACGAATGCCAGATTTCCACGACACCTCCGGTCGGCCGCTTGATGTACCTCTCTGTTGTTG AACCCATCACCACGATCGTCGGCGTTCCGGATCTGTACATCAACACTGGTTCAACTGTAAACTTGACCTGTATAGTACGAAACTCACccgaaccaccatcaaccatcatctgGACGCACAACAATCAG GATATCAACTATGACTCCCCAAGGGGTGGTGTGTCCGTCATCACGGAAAAGGGTGAGACGACCATCTCTTATTTGCTCATTCAACGCGCTTGGACGACCGACACGGGCAAGTACGTTTGCTCACCGTCGAACGCGGATCCTGTTACCATCAATGTGCACATTTTAAATG GTGAACACCCTGCTGCTATGCAGCACGACGGCCAACGGCGGATAGGTGATTCCATCAATATGTTCATCATCTGCTTAATCAGCGTTTTCCTCGGATACCGATGA